Below is a window of Lemur catta isolate mLemCat1 chromosome 11, mLemCat1.pri, whole genome shotgun sequence DNA.
ATGAACTCACAGGTCAGCCTGATTGAGCGGAATGCTTTTGATGGGCTGGCCTCACTTGTGGAACTCAATTTGGCCCACAATAATCTCTCTTCTTTGCCCCATGACCTCTTTACCCCATTGAGGTACCTGGTGGAGTTGCACCTACACCACAATCCTTGGAACTGTGATTGTGACATTCTGTGGCTAGCCTGGTGGCTTCGGGAGTACATACCCACCAATTCCACCTGCTGTGGCCGCTGTCATGCTCCCATGCACATGCGAGGCCGCTATCTGGTGGAGGTGGACCAGACCTCCTTCCAGTGCTCTGCCCCCTTCATCATGGATGCACCTCGAGACCTCAATATTTCTGAGGGTCGGATGGCGGAACTTAAGTGTCGGACTCCCCCCATGTCCTCTGTGAAGTGGTTGCTGCCCAATGGGACAGTGCTCAGCCACGCTTCCCGCCATCCACGGATCTCTGTCCTCAACGATGGCACCTTGAACTTTTCCCATGTGCTGCTCTCGGACACTGGGATATACACATGCATGGTGACCAATGTGGCAGGCAACTCCAATGCCTCGGCCTATCTCAACGTGAGCACGGCTGAGCTAAACACCTCCAACTACAGCTTCTTCACCACGGTGACAGTGGAGACCACAGAGATCTCGCCTGAGGACACGACGCGAAAGTACAAGCCTGTTCCTACCACGTCCACTGGTTACCAGCCGGCATATACCACCTCTACCACGGTGCTCATTCAGACCACCGGTGTGCCCAAGCAGGTGGCAGTACCCGCGACAGACACCACTGACAAGATGCAGACCAGCCTGGACGAAGTCATGAAGACCACCAAGATCATCATTGGCTGCTTTGTGGCAGTGACTCTGCTAGCTGCCGCCATGTTGATTGTCTTCTATAAACTTCGTAAGCGGCACCAGCAGCGGAGTACAGTCACAGCCGCCCGGACAGTTGAGATTATCCAGGTGGATGAAGACATCCCAGCGGCAACATctgcagcagcaacagcagctcCATCCGGTGTATCAGGTGAGGGGGCAGTAGTGCTGCCCACAATTCATGACCATATTAACTACAACACCTACAAACCAGCACACGGGGCCCACTGGACAGAAAACAGCCTGGGGAACTCTCTGCACCCCACAGTCACCACTATCTCTGAACCTTATATAATTCAGACCCATACCAAGGACAAGGTACAGGAAACTCAAATAtgacccccctcccccaaaaaacttATAAATGCAATAGAATGCACAAAAAAAAGAGACAGCAACTTTTGTACAGAGTGGGGAGAGACTTTTTCTTGTATATGCTTATATATTAAATCTATGGGCTGGTAAAAAAAacagattatattaaaatttaaaaacaaaaaatcaaaacaaaactattttctaacTTGTAAGTTCTATttaaagggggagggggaggggaaatcTTGGGAATGTTGTGGGGAACAAGCCACAAGTCAACTTGCCATGCTGCCAGAAGGGATTTCTGCTATAAGGTTGAAACTGCTAagataaaacaaactaaaacaacaaacatCCCTAAAGAGATAGGGTGTGGGCTGCTGAGGGGGTAGGAGGGATAGACTGAATCTGTCATTTTTTAGAAGCTGCTTCATAGGATACAGGAATACCCATTTCTACAGACATCTTTCTTAAGCTGAGAGCTGTCTTTGCagatttatcttattttaaaaaaatacaaaaaaaaaagcaccatgaATTTGTACTGTGCCAAATGTTAGaggcaataatttttttcttcagaggcCAAGGGGAAGATAGAtttgcaaatgtattttaaacaGGAAAACCACCAAAATTCAAATGAACCTATATAGGGGCTGAGTCTTTGTCCATGTGCACAAGTCCTCTGGGTTTGTGCACTGGGACATGCATGTGCCTTGCCTGACACAGTGCTTCAGGAAGGAGTGAAGAAGGGAGCTGGCGTAGCTCTCAGTGTAATGCTTGCACATTGCACCAGATTCCTGCAGTTGGGCTTAACCCACTCTGCAAGGCATGTGTCTATTTAGGGTTTCCCAGGAGAAAGAGGAGGCCCCTGAAGGGGGTGCGGCAACggggaggggggctgggaagAGAGGACAGCAGCAGAGAATGTATTCACAGGAGGCCATAAATTTGCATTGTGCCACGTCCACCTGTTGTTCCTGGTATCTGACAAATGATTGTAGATggcattttaagatttttaaaaaaggttttgtttgttttaaggtgGAGAGCAAGGAGAGGCTGGGAATGGGGAGCTTGGGGGAGTGGAAGCTTTTCTCATGCTTGTGATTTGGTGACTACTCTAAGTGCTGATTCATTAGGGATTATTACAGCTGATATCAACTGGTTATGGTGATGGGGTTAGGCAGAACATGAAAagaggagaaatttcaaaaagggCACAGGCTCATTTAAAGTAATGAAGCCTTTCCCAACCAGGATGGTTCACAAAAAAGATGTGAGATCCACAGTTACAAGTGACACGCATGCACACGTGAATGAGTTCTGCATGGAGTCCTGTTGAATGGAGCACACTGGGGGGAAGCTTCCCTCTCCCAGGCCCACCTcaggaggaggtggaagagaaGGGGTGGGCAAGGGTGGGGAAGGCAGAGATCTGTGTTACTCTGGTCCATTTATTGATGTAACTTCTTTCAGttattattttagctttaaaagGAAATAAGGGGCTCAGATTTGAAAGGGGGTGGTATGGGGGGTGGGGAATTGCCAACAAAAGAACACTGATTGTAATGTGAGAAaagtgtatttttgtattttaataaatattgttcaATTTTTAATTCAATGTCCCCAAAGGGTTAAATTGAATAAGACCCTGAACCTATAGATTCTTATGAGCATCAACCAAgtcatttctatttaaagaaaaaggggggaggggaggggagaggtacAATGGGGGGGAAGACAAGTGTTacgttttttttaaagtatgggAAAGTGCTGAAGCTGTCAACAACCTTTCTTTAGCTTAAATAAAAGCACCCCAATTCTAGTGCACCTTCAATCAGCTAAGTGTGTTAGTCGCTGGCTTTGTTGGGGGTACAACCAAATTCCCTATGCCCTGGAAAAGCAGGGGAAATGGGTCAGCCTCAGCTCCTGGGAACGGGCCAAAAGTTAAATGCCACCTCAGCAGAAGCTGGTCAGGCAGTACCAGCTCTATCCGAGGACCCTGGGGGATCTAGATTTAAGAGGTCTGCAATAATGCAGTTTGGCTTAAATTTCCCACAGGCAATGTTGCTTCTGTTCTCTGGGAGCTAAATAGTCAAACATGTCTTGGTGGTGGGTGTCTGTCTCCTGATGCTTATGGAGTAACGATGGCCAGGGAGGATGCATGAACCAGGACCTTGGGTTTCTTCAGCACTATTATTTATACTAATGCAGGGAATCAGGACTGAGTGGGTGTGAACTCCCTGGCactgaggagggaaagaggggcaGGCAGCACTTTGCAGCAGTTGGCTAAGAAAGGGCCAATTCTCAATCCTCTTGGGTATAGAGATCATTTCTGGGTATCAGTGTTTGTGGCAGCACATATGCatgggcacacacacataaactgCCACTCATGTTTCTAGGCACCAAAGATACgttccctctgcctctcctttACCACCATACccctaataaaaagaaagaaaactgcagcAGAGCAAAGGGTAGGACTTGGCTAGGACCAGttgaaaaagcaagaaatcacTCCCTTTCCTACTGCCATAAGCACTGTTTTAAATTTGGGCTGTTGAAAACAGCTTCCTGAGTATGCATTCAGAAACCACTGTGGAGGACATTGCTGCTTCAGAAATAGAGGATGGGGAGCCAGTTTCCTAACATCCCTCCGCCCCCTTTTTGGGTCAGCTATTTGGGCAGACAAGGAATTGTGCAGTAACTCTGCAATGACTAAGGGTATGTGGCTAATGGTCTGAGGGGAGAGGTAGAGAAATGGGCCCAAAACAATCTTGGGGAGGAGTCCTAAGAACAAATGCATTTGTCCTGGGGAAGAGCATATTCAGATCTTAGAATCTGTGGAGGAAGTACTAAAGTTGGGGGAGACTAAGAATATGGATTCTAGGTGTAACTATCCTTGGAGCTGCAAGGGTAGTTCCTTTCCCCAATGGGCTTACCCTTTGATCTGGGCACTGTTTCAGCCTTCAGAGCAGTAAGCTTCCTTTGCCATAATGTTGGGTATATCCTCCTTTGGAGCAGGCACTTGGGACAGTTTTTCAGAGAAGAGTCCCATGAGGACCAAAGTGTAGCTATTAATGCTCTGTTGGTGACTAATCCTTAGGCCTGGCCAAGGTTTGTTACCTGGGAATGGAACATGGGTTGGTAGCGCTTCGGAGGGGTAGTTACAGCAACACATTAGAGGTAAAGACTGTTGCTGAATATATGGAGTTAGAGAATTTTCATTATAGAACTGAAGGCTGTGAAAAATCATTTAGCCTAATCCCTTCACATTTTATGgttaaggaaactgagcctcagagaaacTGACAGACATATCCAAGGTCACACTACTAGTTAGTGGAAGAGGTAGGACTAAACTCAGAACCCTTGACTTGCAAGTCAGTGTGCTCAGGCTCTTACTGGCTATCAAGAACACATTTCTTTTCCTGCCAATACGCAGTTAAAATGAGACCTTCCTACAGagatttctgtgttcttttcttcctctgagaGCTGTTCAATTTCCTTCAGAACTGGTTC
It encodes the following:
- the LRRC4 gene encoding leucine-rich repeat-containing protein 4 isoform X2 — protein: MKLLWQVTVHHHTWNAILLPVVYLTAQVWILCAAIAAAASAGPQNCPSVCSCSNQFSKVVCTRRGLSEVPQGIPSNTRYLNLMENNIQMIQADTFRHLHHLEVLQLGRNSIRQIEVGAFNGLASLNTLELFDNWLTVIPSGAFEYLSKLRELWLRNNPIESIPSYAFNRVPSLMRLDLGELKKLEYISEGAFEGLFNLKYLNLGMCNIKDMPNLTPLVGLEELEMSGNHFPEIRPGSFHGLSSLKKLWVMNSQVSLIERNAFDGLASLVELNLAHNNLSSLPHDLFTPLRYLVELHLHHNPWNCDCDILWLAWWLREYIPTNSTCCGRCHAPMHMRGRYLVEVDQTSFQCSAPFIMDAPRDLNISEGRMAELKCRTPPMSSVKWLLPNGTVLSHASRHPRISVLNDGTLNFSHVLLSDTGIYTCMVTNVAGNSNASAYLNVSTAELNTSNYSFFTTVTVETTEISPEDTTRKYKPVPTTSTGYQPAYTTSTTVLIQTTGVPKQVAVPATDTTDKMQTSLDEVMKTTKIIIGCFVAVTLLAAAMLIVFYKLRKRHQQRSTVTAARTVEIIQVDEDIPAATSAAATAAPSGVSGMPQCVQDLTNKQRQGRSGATGSI
- the LRRC4 gene encoding leucine-rich repeat-containing protein 4 isoform X3; the encoded protein is MKLLWQVTVHHHTWNAILLPVVYLTAQVWILCAAIAAAASAGPQNCPSVCSCSNQFSKVVCTRRGLSEVPQGIPSNTRYLNLMENNIQMIQADTFRHLHHLEVLQLGRNSIRQIEVGAFNGLASLNTLELFDNWLTVIPSGAFEYLSKLRELWLRNNPIESIPSYAFNRVPSLMRLDLGELKKLEYISEGAFEGLFNLKYLNLGMCNIKDMPNLTPLVGLEELEMSGNHFPEIRPGSFHGLSSLKKLWVMNSQVSLIERNAFDGLASLVELNLAHNNLSSLPHDLFTPLRYLVELHLHHNPWNCDCDILWLAWWLREYIPTNSTCCGRCHAPMHMRGRYLVEVDQTSFQCSAPFIMDAPRDLNISEGRMAELKCRTPPMSSVKWLLPNGTVLSHASRHPRISVLNDGTLNFSHVLLSDTGIYTCMVTNVAGNSNASAYLNVSTAELNTSNYSFFTTVTVETTEISPEDTTRKYKPVPTTSTGYQPAYTTSTTVLIQTTGVPKQVAVPATDTTDKMQTSLDEVMKTTKIIIGCFVAVTLLAAAMLIVFYKLRKRHQQRSTVTAARTVEIIQVDEDIPAATSAAATAAPSGVSENPHQSSRSSEYSG
- the LRRC4 gene encoding leucine-rich repeat-containing protein 4 isoform X1, giving the protein MKLLWQVTVHHHTWNAILLPVVYLTAQVWILCAAIAAAASAGPQNCPSVCSCSNQFSKVVCTRRGLSEVPQGIPSNTRYLNLMENNIQMIQADTFRHLHHLEVLQLGRNSIRQIEVGAFNGLASLNTLELFDNWLTVIPSGAFEYLSKLRELWLRNNPIESIPSYAFNRVPSLMRLDLGELKKLEYISEGAFEGLFNLKYLNLGMCNIKDMPNLTPLVGLEELEMSGNHFPEIRPGSFHGLSSLKKLWVMNSQVSLIERNAFDGLASLVELNLAHNNLSSLPHDLFTPLRYLVELHLHHNPWNCDCDILWLAWWLREYIPTNSTCCGRCHAPMHMRGRYLVEVDQTSFQCSAPFIMDAPRDLNISEGRMAELKCRTPPMSSVKWLLPNGTVLSHASRHPRISVLNDGTLNFSHVLLSDTGIYTCMVTNVAGNSNASAYLNVSTAELNTSNYSFFTTVTVETTEISPEDTTRKYKPVPTTSTGYQPAYTTSTTVLIQTTGVPKQVAVPATDTTDKMQTSLDEVMKTTKIIIGCFVAVTLLAAAMLIVFYKLRKRHQQRSTVTAARTVEIIQVDEDIPAATSAAATAAPSGVSGEGAVVLPTIHDHINYNTYKPAHGAHWTENSLGNSLHPTVTTISEPYIIQTHTKDKVQETQI